The genomic region GCTCGCCATCGCCAATATCCCGCGCGCCCTGCACAAGCAGGCGCCTTCCTATGCGTTTTTCTCGTCGTCGTGCAGCATCGCGGCCTTGGTCGTGCTGTTCGGCGTCGCGATCTTCCCGAATATGATCATCAGCAGCCTCAACCCGGCTTGGAGCCTGACGATCTACAACGCCGCCTCCTCGCAAAAGGCGCTGGGACTGATGCGCAACATCGCGTTTCTGGGGCTGCCGTTCGTGCTCACCTACACGATCGCGATTTACTGGGTTTTCCGAGGAAAGGTGAAGATCGAGAAGCACAGCTACTGATCTTCACCCTCCCGTCGTCACCTTCCGTCAGGGCGCGACGATGGAAACGGGGCGCCTGTCAGGCGCTCGGAAACCTCCCATAAGCGCGCGGCGGTCTTTGTGTCCTGGCCCTGGGCAGGTATCTTAGCGTCGGCGGGCGCGCCGCGAAATCCCTGGAATCCGTCCGGCCCGTAGTAACCTCCGGGCCGTGCGCCTGGGGCGGTGGCGGCGTACAAGATCGGCAGGGCGCCTTGCGCGGCCGATTGGAAGACAAACGCTCCCAAAAGAAGCCGGAAGACCGCCAGCGGGCTCCGTGCGCCGGCGCCGTTATCGATCAGGTCGGTGCGCGCAAAACCAGGGTGGGCGGCCATACTGGCGAGCCTCCATCCTTCGGCGTCGCTCCGGCGCTGCAGCTCCAATGCGAACAAAAGACACGCCAGCTTCGACTGGCAATAGGCCCGCATGGCGTCGTAGCCGCGCTCGGACTGCAAGTCGTCGAAGTTTATCTGGCCGGTTCGATCCGCGACGCTGCTGAGGCTGATCACCCGTGGGTTTTGCGCGCGCCGCAGCAGCGGCAGGAGCCGCTCGGTCAGCGCGAAGTGTCCGAGATAATTCGTGCCGAACTGAAGCTCAAACCCGTCCGATGTCACCTGACGCCGTGGCGGAGCCATCACCCCGGCGTTGTTGATCAGCATGTCCAGCCGTTCCCGCTCCGCGCTGATCCGAGCGCCGAACGCTTGGATGGAATCCAGACTGGCTAGATCCAGGCTC from Capsulimonas corticalis harbors:
- a CDS encoding SDR family oxidoreductase translates to MAGWTVSEIPSQVGRSAIVTGTGGLGLEAALALAGAGAEVIVAGRSADKGAAAVRKIRASVPGASVRFESLDLASLDSIQAFGARISAERERLDMLINNAGVMAPPRRQVTSDGFELQFGTNYLGHFALTERLLPLLRRAQNPRVISLSSVADRTGQINFDDLQSERGYDAMRAYCQSKLACLLFALELQRRSDAEGWRLASMAAHPGFARTDLIDNGAGARSPLAVFRLLLGAFVFQSAAQGALPILYAATAPGARPGGYYGPDGFQGFRGAPADAKIPAQGQDTKTAARLWEVSERLTGAPFPSSRPDGR